The DNA sequence GTTTCagatggggtttgggggggggggggggggggggggggggggggttcaggggtgAGGGTCATGGTCTAACCCAGGAAGTGCCAATAATTGTCGTTTACGTAAAAGCACAGTAATGAGGGTCTGGAGGTCAAGGTTGGATATTCTATCATCAAAACTCCCCAACCACCCCTACCGCAATGCTGCACACCATTCATACGGAAGAATCTGTTTTACATGTCAAATTTTAAAGTGAGGAAAATTTGACTCTTGGTTCCCATTTAATAATAGtcgtcattatttttttaaccccccTGGTGAAGGGAGacatgggtaatgtagttctCATgatcctctctctgtgtcccactctccccctctcctctcattGTTGGCTAACCCTGTTGTTCTTGTGttttgttctccctctctctctccctctgtctctctcccccctgtcgGCAGTCACATACAGGCCGGTGGCGGCTGGACGGGCGTGAGCGCGGTCAGTAATGGCGGTGTGGTGGAGCAGGCGCAGGGCGTGAACGGGAGCGTTCTAGCTAACCAGTCTGGCCTGGGAGCCACGGGGTACCCCACtcactgatgggggggggggcaggggggggacgGACACCCCCAGCCCTCCGCGGCCGCTGGCcctctgcaggggggggggttccagaCCACCGCTCTCGGCCAACACCAGGCCcctgaggaggggaggggaggggaggggaggggggggcaggggcggggttaggggcaggaggggggtggtgaTTTGACCTCTGACaccatcatttttttcatattatttgcgATGGGAAGTAAGCAGTTGAGTGTGCAGCCCCGGAGGACTGGAGATGCAGTGCCCTgggatttacacacacacacacacacacacacacacacacacagacatgcatgcacacacacacacgaacacatacacacacacacacacacgaacacagacatgcatgcacatacacacacgaacacacacgcgcacgcaagGTCTTTGGCCAGGTGTCAGACAGACTCATTGACGGAAAAGGActatgccatttttaaaaaacaaaatgaataaaaaaattactatgaataaaataagataGTGACTCTTTTTGGgatatgcttttgtttttgtttttggggtttgATTAGAGCGATTTAAACTGCTGGTTTCATAAAAAACGGagctttgccattttttttttgttttttttgttttgttttttgggactGTCAGTgtaaatcagttttaaaaaagaaacgtgTTTCCAGCAATGAGCGGTGATAACACCACGAATCATGTGAAAACGTTACAGacctttttatgtttataaagaaaacaaaatggatgtcagctgttgtatttttttaaattagattttcaatttttgtttctctaAACTAAACCAATTGCAGGGATTTACTGCCACTCTTCTCTTTCCTTGAAGGCAGACGAATATTGCACAATACTATAACTCTTGGTTATCTTTTCACAAATTTGATGTTCTTACACAAATTATAggtattttaaattgttttgcattccacttttttttttcttcctttagaATGTTGTGTATTGGAGGGCTTCTAAGCGTTTTGTATGTAAATAACCAAACAGAGTCTGTTCAAATGTCCtgaaactgtataaaaaaagcCTCATGTTAATTATGGAAGCTTGCTTgcttttttggtgggggggggggggggaggggaaagggtgggaggggctgttAAAATTAATGAAACCTTAGCAGCACTGTTAAAATGCTGGTATGTGCAGAGGTTTGGGACAGTGCAACTTTTGATtcttccagcagggggcaggacGACAGCAGCATTGCTATGCAGTGCAAAACATTTagactgaagaaaaaatgtaGAATTTAAGTAATTCTGTGTATAAAAactaaatattgattttttgggtgtttttttatggCGTAGTAATTAGTATTGTAAAATACCTGAATGGATCGGAATTTTGCACTGTGTCCCCttgaaagtgttttaaaattgaGTTGGATGAGACCTGTTGTGTTGCCTTATTTTGAGTTGATTTCATTTTAACCAACCAATTATCATTAAGAGTAGGCAGTGCCTAAGGATATTTTCAGACCTTATGTTttgaagcaatttttttttttttttttttgcgggggtgggggggaggtaggGTGGGGGTTTTGATAATGTTTATGCTACTATAACGTGTTCTTGCTTTGTCCCAATTAAATGCTGATGCGTATAAACCGTATTGCTTGTGTCAGCTCATTTTTATACTgagatatatttaaaatataaaaagagatGCACGCAGATTTGACCGCCGTGGCCGTTATTTGAGAGTGTTCCATTTCATTTGCTGCGGTTGCTGTTACTACTGTTGGTAACTTGGGGAGGTTGAACTTGATTGCAGATTTCAAGTCCATTAGACTGACCACTCTCTATTGGGATGGATGTTTCTTTTTCCCGCTTACTTCGTGTGAGTGAGCCCGTATGTACAAAGCACGCAGGCAAATTATATTAAGTACAAGTATAGCCTAAATTAAGTATAATTACCGTTTATTGTTTAGGTGGAATTGTTCCacattgataataaaaaataagagtaCTTCGAATAAAATTGTATGCCCACTAAATGACAAAGCCGTCACGACTGCTCGCCTCGCAAGTTTTCAAGGAAAAACTTATAAACTGTTACCCAGGCATATCTAGATCCGCCAAAGAAATATCGCAAAATAGCGAGGTAAAGTTACCGCTTCATCAGTCGCGTAAAACTTCAATTACCAGGATGCCCCACCAAAATGAGGCCAGCCTTCTCGGGCCACGTGACCACCCGACTATCCAACCGAATGCCGCGTTACAGCTGCAGTGCCGAGCAGTGTTTGTAAGACGGAATGGCGACGGTCGAGGGGAAGAAGATGCTTGCTGTTCTGGGCTGAAACCGACCATACAGCGCGGGGATCCTATCATAGGTGCTAAAACGCAGGTATGCTCAATTGCGAAACACAACCCTGAACCGGCGCTGTCGGTGCCATACCATGTAGTCGCAACGCGTCAGAAATCCTTTGAGCATACAAGTGCGTTAGTACTCGGAACTGTTTTTAGCTGGCTAGCGACAAATTTAGCGCAGGCAaccacagaccccccccaacacacttAGCTGAACAGCGAGCCAAAGAGGCTTTAGAAAAAACACGACTaaaaggaaatgacatcagCGATATGCTGCAGCAGCGACTGCTACGTTTAAACCATGGCCATGCTTTTAATATCAGCAATACCGAATAAAGGACAGTTCTTTAGACTTTTTTTATACAATTAAATTGATATAGGTAGCAAGCCATTATTATTGAAGATATAAGTATCTAACTAGCCTCCTAGCCCCATTATCAAGTTGTTTTTCAGGATGTCCTTGAGTGAAGTTTTCCACTGTCTCTCCAGTATAGCAGCCTATTGAGTACCCTTGGGGCACTTAGCTGAAAGTCTACCAGGAATGAAGGGGCTTGTGGATTCAGTGCTGGTTATTATTCAGTAAACGTTGAGACTAGATGCACTGCCAGCTGTATTTAAGTAAATGGTGTGGAAGTATGCTTCTATGTGCTTTtgatgtttgtatgtttttacatttctgcttaTTAAAGATTGTATTGACAAAGAATATagttaaatgtatgtgattatgtgaaGATCGACGAAGAACAGCAGGTgttctgtgttatgtctaagaaattgtaactaaggaaagacTGTGGCCTCTTTGTACACCGATGCATACGATCTAGAGAATCTTTGGACCCCAACTGCAGCAGGAAAATTGTGAACATTTACTTActggaattttgtaagtaacttatgttgggaaacagtcttgtgcagaagacctttgagttgcaaGAGAAGGGAAAGGACACACCAACCCAGAAGGAAATGTTTTGCTATATCTAGTTATTGTatagattatattctattaaaataaatgaatgaaaataaaattaatgacagCAACAGTGATAATATAGACATATTCTGTTAGAACACgttggtgtgtttgtatgtgatttaaatattttatttggatcACAGCAtgtattgaatgcatttaaagtgcatgtactttgGAACCGGAAGATTGAACAAATGTTCATGAGAGCAAATACttgttaaatcaaatcaaatcacacacacacatcccaagTGTGTGgtgaaatatctgtcatttaCTGAAACTGAAGATGatataatagttattgttaaactaGCTGGTGAAACATAAGCGTGACCTAGGCTGAGATTGGTTGTTTTAGAGGGAAAGATGCGTCATGGTAGGAAGAAAGCTGGTTGTataaaaaaggatgtaaaacGTAATTCGGGgagctctctgtgtgtctttacGGTACTGGAGACCTGCCGTTGGCCTgcgtaaaaataaaagattattagaagaaatcatagtTTCTAGTCTTTCTTCTTACATCGCCGACTCACCCGCCGAACCTAAGAGGAGGTTTTCCTCCACGACGGACGCTAGGAGGCTAGCGCTCTGAAGTCAGGAAGCCGCTTTCTGGTGAGTCGCTGTCTTATTTTAGACCCTATTCTCCCTTTCCCGCAGATCTCACAGCACGCTACCACAATGGAGGCCGCTTCGATAGAGGCGGGGGTGGCGGTGAGCCAGCCCGCCGTGGTCTCCTCCCCCCCGGCGGTGCCGGCCCCCCCCGGCCTGGGCGGCCGGGCCCGGGACAGGAGGAAGACCCCGGCCTTCCTGTGGAACCTGGGCAAGCCCACGCTGCGGGGCATACGCAAGTGCCCGCAGTGCGGCGTGTACAACGGCACCCGCGGCCTCAGCTGCAAGAACAAGGCCTGCGGGGCCGTGTTCCGGGACGGGgggcccgcggggggggggcgcggcccCAAGAAGGCCGGGGCCGAGGTGGTGCGGCTGGTGACGGAcggcggcgggggggaggcgggcggggccgggggcggggccgggggcgggacGCAGGTGTTCTCGGTCCGGCAGCGGGGGAGGGGCCCCGAGCAGCGCGGCTTCGTGGAGCTGGCGCTGACGGACACGGCCATCGCCACGGCGGACGGGACGGTGCTGACCCGCGTCAGCCTGGGCCGCTGCTTCCTGTCCGCCTGCcggcaggggcggggcggggggccggCCCAggcgcagccccgcccccagcagcGGCCCGAGAGCCCCTGCGCGCACGTGAAGCAGGCCATGGACTGCCACgcccaggccacgcccctcccGCTGAAGAGCTCGGTGCTGGACGCCCTCCGGGGCTCCGCCCAGGCGCGGGAGGACCTGTGGCGGCTGGCCGCCGAGTCGCCGGGGCCCCTGGTCCAGCGCGTGTCCCGGGGCACCCTGGTGGTCAAGTGCCACGTGACGGAGTCCCACCCCCTGGGGCTGCTGCACCTGagcgtgggggggcggggcgcgggccGGAGCCGGGAGGGGCGCGGGGCGTACTTCCACTGCGCCTGCCAGGCGGGCGGGCAGGCccggcgggggccgggggcgggcgCGGGGGCCAGGGGGGCGGGCGAGTTTCCGGGCGAGGCCAGGGACCCGGACGcagccgcccccctccccccctcgccccccgagGCCTGCCTGCACTTCTTCGCCTGCGTCTGCGCCTTCGCCAGCGACGACAAGCTGGCCGCCGAGTTCTCCGCCTTCCTCAACTACGACACCAACGGTACGCCAGCCTGCGGGCCGAGGGCGTGTCCTACACCGCACCGTCATAATACACCATCCCCCCTGCACCTTCATAATACACCATCTCCCCTGCACCTTCATAATACACCATCTCAGAATGTCCATCCAGCACTGCGTCCAGGGCTGACCACACCTTTATAATACACCATCTCAGAATGTCCATCCAGCCTGCGGGCCGAGGGCGTTTTCTACACCGCGTCTCTATAATACACCATCTCAGAATGTCCATCCAGCACTGCGTCCAGAGCTGACCACACCTTTATAATACACCATCTCAGAATGTCCATCCAGCACTGCGTCCAGGGCTGACCACACCTTTATAATACACCATCTCAGAATGTCCATCCAGCCTGCGGGCCGAGGGCGTTTTCTACACCGCGTCTCTATAATACACCATCTCAGAATGTTCATCCAGCCTGCGTCCAGAGCTGACCGCGTCTCTATAATACACCATCTCAGAACGTCCATCCAGCACTGCGTCCAGAGCTGACCACACCTTTATAATACACCATCTCAGAATGTCCATCCAGCACTGCGTCCAGGGCTGGCAGAGTTTCAGGAGTAGTCAGGAGAGGAAACTTTCCCTGGGAATTAAAGGGAATTAAAGGGAATTAATGGGAATTAAAGGGAATTTAGGGGAATTAACAGGAATAAAAGTTGTGGAGGTTATGTGCACAGGCTGCAGTTACCATGtcatatgcacacagaaactTAACCCTTTTCCCTCATCATAAGCAGACATAATTGCAACATAAACCCTGtccctgcaggtgtgcaggttaTGTCTCACTAGATCCACTGtccctgcaggtgtgcaggttaTTTCTCACTAGATCCACTGtccctgcaggtgtgcaggttaTTTCTCACTAGATCCACTGTCcctgcaggtgtacaggtgagccTCGACTGCTCCATGCTCTGCTCCAGCCCGCAGCAGCAGTCTGATCCCGGGAGTCACCACAGATCCAAGAAACTCCGCATGGAGGACCCCAGCCTGGGTGAGTCAAACTCGACCAcagcccctcccagcccccttccctgccccgcccagctcCACCCagccctttttttccctccactcTTTCGTGACTGAGCCACTATTCCTCTCTTTCGTGACTGACCCTCTCTCGCCTTCTCTGCAGTGACTGCTCCCACTCTGGCTGTCAGAGAGGGTTCGTCCGCACCTGCTCTGCGGAAGGGGGGACAAAGGAAACACCCCATTTCCACTGCGCCCAAAAACTCAGGTGGGGCTCCCTGACCTATGAATGTGTCTGCTTGGATTCCAACACACTCTGTTCACTGCAGGCAAATGGCACATAGTACGTAGTATTTGGTGTttaacattgtgtttgtgtgtgcgtgtgtgtctgtgctgtgatgcatatgtgtgtgtgtgtctctatgtgtgtgtgtgcgtgttgtcgtacacgtgtgcatgcgtgcgtgtatgtgtgtgttgtcgtacacgcgtgtgtatgcgtgcgtgtgcacacctctctcacagcagACGTCCAGCCGGTTCACGAGAGTCACGTCTCCTTGCCGTTCCGGCAGTGGCTGGCCAGCGTCACCGAGAGGATCCACCAGACTATGCACTTCCAGTTCGACGGTGAGTCCAACACGCCATACTGCTACCTGAGCACCAGACCCACAAACCCTCGCTCTGTCTGACCAGCCATGTTAATGCTGATTAGGGCGGTAACTgcagggtgatgatgatgatgatgatggtgacgatgatgatgacgatgatgaagCTGATAATGacgatggtggtggtgatgatggtgatgatgatggtggtggtggcagtgatgatgatgatgatgatgatgacgatgatggtgatgatgatgaagctgatgatgacgatggtagtggtggtgatggtggtgatgataaTGGTGGTGGcggtgatgatggtggtggtggtgatggtgatgatgatgatgatgatgatgatgacgatgacgtGTTTTGTGCAGGAAAGCCTGAGCCGCTGGTTTTCCACATCCCTCAGTCTTTCTTCAACGCTCTACAGCAGCGCCTGTCCCTCGGATCCAAGAAGAGGAGGCTGCCCAACTCCACCACAGGTAACCCTGCCCCTACCACAGGTAACCCCGCCCTTACCACAGGtaaccccacctcccccacaggtaaccccacccccaactccaccacaggtaaccccgcccccaactCCACCACaggtaaccccgcccccaactCCACCACAGTTAACCACGCCCCCCTGTCCTGTATTTTGTACCAGGGGTGACGCTCATGGGTAAATTATTCAGGTCTtgctctgtgttctgtcagCGTTTGTGCGGAACGATGCTTTGCCGCTGGGCA is a window from the Anguilla anguilla isolate fAngAng1 chromosome 14, fAngAng1.pri, whole genome shotgun sequence genome containing:
- the c14h2orf42 gene encoding uncharacterized protein C2orf42 homolog isoform X2 — encoded protein: MTKPSRLLASQVFKEKLINCYPGISRSAKEISQNSEVKLPLHQSRKTSITRMPHQNEASLLGPRDHPTIQPNAALQLQCRAVFVRRNGDGRGEEDACCSGLKPTIQRGDPIIGAKTQISQHATTMEAASIEAGVAVSQPAVVSSPPAVPAPPGLGGRARDRRKTPAFLWNLGKPTLRGIRKCPQCGVYNGTRGLSCKNKACGAVFRDGGPAGGGRGPKKAGAEVVRLVTDGGGGEAGGAGGGAGGGTQVFSVRQRGRGPEQRGFVELALTDTAIATADGTVLTRVSLGRCFLSACRQGRGGGPAQAQPRPQQRPESPCAHVKQAMDCHAQATPLPLKSSVLDALRGSAQAREDLWRLAAESPGPLVQRVSRGTLVVKCHVTESHPLGLLHLSVGGRGAGRSREGRGAYFHCACQAGGQARRGPGAGAGARGAGEFPGEARDPDAAAPLPPSPPEACLHFFACVCAFASDDKLAAEFSAFLNYDTNGVQVSLDCSMLCSSPQQQSDPGSHHRSKKLRMEDPSLVTAPTLAVREGSSAPALRKGGQRKHPISTAPKNSDVQPVHESHVSLPFRQWLASVTERIHQTMHFQFDGKPEPLVFHIPQSFFNALQQRLSLGSKKRRLPNSTTAFVRNDALPLGTFSKYTWHITNLLQVKRIFDTQELPLELTQSFVKNRDGSFSPFRCQEAPPESLAEGYGRADRPQAIRPLELRTFLKVGPSSSEQKEATPFVIEWIPDILPRSRVGELRIRFEYGHQHGHQHGGQPEACEGGAPVAEGNHPAPAPAPTPAPSLEIIRVAVP
- the c14h2orf42 gene encoding uncharacterized protein C2orf42 homolog isoform X1 — protein: MTKPSRLLASQVFKEKLINCYPGISRSAKEISQNSEVKLPLHQSRKTSITRMPHQNEASLLGPRDHPTIQPNAALQLQCRAVFVRRNGDGRGEEDACCSGLKPTIQRGDPIIGAKTQISQHATTMEAASIEAGVAVSQPAVVSSPPAVPAPPGLGGRARDRRKTPAFLWNLGKPTLRGIRKCPQCGVYNGTRGLSCKNKACGAVFRDGGPAGGGRGPKKAGAEVVRLVTDGGGGEAGGAGGGAGGGTQVFSVRQRGRGPEQRGFVELALTDTAIATADGTVLTRVSLGRCFLSACRQGRGGGPAQAQPRPQQRPESPCAHVKQAMDCHAQATPLPLKSSVLDALRGSAQAREDLWRLAAESPGPLVQRVSRGTLVVKCHVTESHPLGLLHLSVGGRGAGRSREGRGAYFHCACQAGGQARRGPGAGAGARGAGEFPGEARDPDAAAPLPPSPPEACLHFFACVCAFASDDKLAAEFSAFLNYDTNGVQVSLDCSMLCSSPQQQSDPGSHHRSKKLRMEDPSLVTAPTLAVREGSSAPALRKGGQRKHPISTAPKNSADVQPVHESHVSLPFRQWLASVTERIHQTMHFQFDGKPEPLVFHIPQSFFNALQQRLSLGSKKRRLPNSTTAFVRNDALPLGTFSKYTWHITNLLQVKRIFDTQELPLELTQSFVKNRDGSFSPFRCQEAPPESLAEGYGRADRPQAIRPLELRTFLKVGPSSSEQKEATPFVIEWIPDILPRSRVGELRIRFEYGHQHGHQHGGQPEACEGGAPVAEGNHPAPAPAPTPAPSLEIIRVAVP